A stretch of Anaeromyxobacter dehalogenans 2CP-1 DNA encodes these proteins:
- the rplB gene encoding 50S ribosomal protein L2 codes for MALKEYKPTSPARRHMTVADFAEITKAKPEKRLTKPVRKSGGRNAHGKVTTRHIGGGHKRRYRLIDWRRDKDGVPAKVAAIEYDPNRTARIALLHYLDGEKRYILAPVGVAVGDTLLSGADVDIRPGNALPVRTIPLGTVIHNVETAPGSGAKMIRTAGSFGQLMAKEGGYAQIRLPSGEVRKVLQDCKATIGQLGNVESSSVRVGKAGKSRWLGIRPTVRGLAMNPVDHPHGGGEGKSGQGNPHPVSPWGQKTKGLKTRNNRRTDKFIVTRRRPGVRNTQR; via the coding sequence ATGGCCCTCAAGGAATACAAGCCCACCAGCCCGGCCCGGCGCCACATGACCGTGGCGGACTTCGCCGAGATCACCAAGGCGAAGCCCGAGAAGCGGCTCACCAAGCCGGTCCGCAAGAGCGGCGGCCGCAACGCCCACGGCAAGGTCACCACCCGCCACATCGGCGGCGGCCACAAGCGCCGCTACCGCCTCATCGACTGGCGGCGCGACAAGGACGGCGTGCCGGCCAAGGTCGCGGCGATCGAGTACGACCCGAACCGCACCGCGCGCATCGCGCTGCTCCACTACCTGGACGGCGAGAAGCGGTACATCCTCGCCCCGGTGGGCGTGGCGGTCGGCGACACGCTGCTGTCCGGCGCGGACGTGGACATCCGCCCGGGCAACGCGCTGCCGGTCCGCACCATCCCGCTCGGCACCGTGATCCACAACGTGGAGACGGCGCCGGGCTCGGGCGCGAAGATGATCCGCACCGCGGGCTCCTTCGGCCAGCTCATGGCGAAGGAGGGCGGCTACGCCCAGATCCGCCTGCCGTCCGGCGAGGTCCGCAAGGTCCTGCAGGACTGCAAGGCGACCATCGGCCAGCTCGGCAACGTGGAGAGCTCGTCGGTGCGCGTCGGCAAGGCCGGCAAGAGCCGCTGGCTGGGCATCCGCCCGACCGTCCGCGGCCTCGCCATGAACCCGGTCGACCACCCGCACGGCGGCGGCGAGGGCAAGTCGGGGCAGGGCAACCCGCACCCGGTCAGCCCGTGGGGACAGAAGACCAAGGGCCTCAAGACCCGCAACAACCGCCGCACCGACAAGTTCATCGTCACGCGGCGCCGCCCCGGCGTGCGCAACACGCAGCGCTAG
- the rpsJ gene encoding 30S ribosomal protein S10, whose protein sequence is MATQKIRIRLKAYDYKLLDQSAGEIVETAKRTGAKVAGPIPLPTRINKFTVLRSPHVDKKSREQFEIRTHKRLLDILEPTPQTLDALMKLDLSAGVDVEIK, encoded by the coding sequence ATGGCGACTCAGAAGATTCGGATCCGGCTCAAGGCCTACGACTACAAGCTGCTCGATCAGTCGGCCGGCGAGATCGTGGAGACCGCGAAGCGGACCGGCGCCAAGGTCGCCGGCCCGATCCCGCTCCCCACCCGGATCAACAAGTTCACCGTCCTCCGCAGCCCGCACGTCGACAAGAAGTCGCGTGAGCAGTTCGAGATCCGCACGCACAAGCGGCTGCTCGACATCCTCGAGCCGACGCCGCAGACGCTCGACGCGCTCATGAAGCTCGACCTCTCGGCCGGCGTGGACGTGGAGATCAAGTAG
- the tuf gene encoding elongation factor Tu — MAKEKFERSKPHVNVGTIGHVDHGKTTLTAAITKVLAQKGGAQFLAYDQIDKAPEERERGITIATAHVEYQTEKRHYAHVDCPGHADYVKNMITGAAQMDGAILVVSAADGPMPQTREHILLARQVGVPYIVVFLNKVDMVDDKELLDLVELEVRELLSEYDFPGNEIPIVKGSALKALEGDKGELGEQAIFKLMDAVDAYIPTPQRATDKPFLMPVEDVFSISGRGTVATGRVERGIVKVGEEIEVVGLKATAKTVVTGVEMFRKLLDEGRAGDNIGALLRGLKREEVERGQVLAKPGSITPHTKFKAEVYVLTKEEGGRHTPFFNGYRPQFYFRTTDVTGSVQLPQGVEMVMPGDNIGMEVELITPIAMEKELRFAIREGGRTVGAGVVAEVIQ; from the coding sequence ATGGCCAAGGAGAAGTTCGAGCGCAGCAAGCCGCACGTGAACGTCGGGACGATCGGGCACGTGGACCACGGCAAGACGACGCTGACGGCGGCGATCACGAAGGTGCTGGCGCAGAAGGGCGGGGCGCAGTTCCTGGCGTACGACCAGATCGACAAGGCGCCGGAGGAGCGGGAGCGCGGCATCACGATCGCGACGGCGCACGTGGAGTACCAGACGGAGAAGCGGCACTACGCGCACGTCGACTGCCCGGGGCACGCGGACTACGTGAAGAACATGATCACCGGGGCGGCGCAGATGGACGGCGCGATCCTGGTGGTGTCGGCGGCGGACGGTCCGATGCCGCAGACGCGGGAGCACATCCTGCTGGCCCGTCAGGTGGGCGTGCCGTACATCGTGGTCTTCCTGAACAAGGTGGACATGGTGGACGACAAGGAGCTCCTGGACCTGGTGGAGCTGGAGGTCCGGGAGCTGCTGAGCGAGTACGACTTCCCGGGCAACGAGATCCCGATCGTGAAGGGGTCGGCGCTGAAGGCGCTCGAGGGCGACAAGGGCGAGCTCGGGGAGCAGGCGATCTTCAAGCTGATGGACGCGGTGGACGCGTACATTCCGACGCCGCAGCGCGCGACGGACAAGCCGTTCCTGATGCCGGTCGAGGACGTGTTCTCGATCTCGGGCCGCGGGACGGTGGCGACGGGCCGCGTGGAGCGCGGGATCGTGAAGGTGGGCGAGGAGATCGAGGTCGTCGGGCTGAAGGCGACGGCGAAGACGGTGGTGACCGGCGTCGAGATGTTCCGCAAGCTGCTGGACGAGGGGCGCGCGGGCGACAACATCGGGGCGCTGCTGCGCGGCCTGAAGCGCGAGGAGGTGGAGCGCGGTCAGGTGCTGGCGAAGCCGGGGTCGATCACGCCGCACACGAAGTTCAAGGCCGAGGTGTACGTGCTGACGAAGGAGGAGGGTGGTCGTCACACCCCGTTCTTCAACGGCTACCGGCCGCAGTTCTACTTCCGGACGACGGACGTGACGGGGTCGGTGCAGCTGCCGCAGGGAGTCGAGATGGTGATGCCGGGCGACAACATCGGGATGGAGGTGGAGCTGATCACCCCCATCGCGATGGAGAAGGAGCTCCGCTTCGCCATCCGCGAGGGCGGCCGCACGGTCGGCGCGGGCGTGGTGGCCGAGGTCATCCAGTAG
- the mutY gene encoding A/G-specific adenine glycosylase, which yields MTVRRAPAYPPPVPAPHAPARLAALRRRLLAWWDAGHRPLPWRQPQRGADPYRVWLAEVMLQQTQVVTATPYWLRFVERWPTLEALAAARDEDVLAAWSGLGYYARCRNLLAAAREALRRHGGLPSGYDALRALPGFGPYTAGAVASIAFAAPVPAVDGNVTRVLSRLFLVEGDPAARAARARVAALAAALVDRERPGDLNQALMELGATVCRPSPDCARCPVAARCAARAAGRAAELPPPRRRPDKVRLVLACAVVVREGRVALVRRPAGGLFAGLAAFPAAEVGPGAEAGAALEREARERHGLRLRAGEELGRVERVLTHRLLELRALRCSLARPPPEEGIRWIPADELDGAGLPAAMRALAGVVCDVLGQAPPPSGGARDRGRARARANSLAPPRDFV from the coding sequence TTGACGGTGCGCCGCGCCCCCGCCTACCCTCCGCCCGTGCCCGCTCCCCACGCGCCCGCCCGCCTCGCCGCGCTCCGCCGCCGCCTGCTGGCGTGGTGGGACGCCGGCCACCGGCCGCTGCCGTGGCGCCAGCCGCAGCGCGGCGCGGACCCGTACCGCGTCTGGCTCGCGGAGGTGATGCTGCAGCAGACGCAGGTGGTGACGGCCACGCCGTACTGGCTGCGCTTCGTGGAGCGCTGGCCCACGCTCGAGGCGCTCGCGGCCGCGCGCGACGAGGACGTGCTCGCCGCCTGGAGCGGCCTCGGCTACTACGCCCGCTGCCGCAACCTGCTCGCCGCCGCGCGCGAGGCGCTGCGCCGCCACGGCGGCCTGCCGTCCGGCTACGACGCGCTGCGCGCGCTGCCCGGGTTCGGGCCGTACACCGCCGGTGCAGTGGCCTCGATCGCGTTCGCCGCGCCCGTGCCGGCGGTGGACGGCAACGTCACGCGCGTGCTGTCGCGGCTGTTCCTGGTCGAGGGCGATCCCGCCGCGCGCGCCGCCCGCGCGCGCGTGGCCGCGCTCGCCGCGGCGCTGGTGGACCGCGAGCGGCCGGGCGACCTCAACCAGGCGCTCATGGAGCTGGGCGCGACGGTGTGTCGGCCGAGCCCGGACTGCGCGCGCTGCCCGGTGGCGGCGCGGTGCGCGGCGCGGGCCGCCGGCCGCGCGGCGGAGCTCCCGCCGCCGCGGCGTCGCCCGGACAAGGTGCGCCTCGTCCTCGCCTGCGCCGTGGTGGTGCGCGAGGGGAGGGTGGCGCTGGTGCGCCGGCCCGCGGGCGGGCTGTTCGCCGGCCTGGCGGCGTTCCCCGCCGCGGAGGTCGGGCCGGGCGCCGAGGCCGGCGCCGCGCTGGAGCGCGAGGCCCGCGAGCGCCACGGCCTGCGGCTGCGCGCCGGCGAGGAGCTGGGCCGGGTCGAGCGGGTGCTCACGCATCGCCTGCTCGAGCTCCGCGCGCTCCGCTGCTCCCTCGCACGGCCGCCGCCGGAGGAGGGGATCCGCTGGATCCCTGCGGACGAGCTGGACGGCGCCGGCCTCCCCGCGGCCATGCGGGCGCTGGCCGGGGTGGTCTGCGACGTGCTCGGGCAGGCGCCGCCGCCGTCCGGGGGAGCCCGCGACCGGGGGCGCGCGCGGGCCCGCGCGAATTCGCTCGCACCCCCGCGCGATTTCGTGTAG
- the rpsG gene encoding 30S ribosomal protein S7 translates to MPRRREVEKRKILPDPKFQDRIVAKFVNNLMRKGKKSTGERIIYGAFDQVEAKLKDDPLKVFKKALDNVKPVVEVKSRRVGGATYQVPVEVRQDRRTALAMRWLIEYSRGRGEKTMVEKLAGEIMDAASNRGNAVKKREDTHKMAEANKAFAHYRW, encoded by the coding sequence ATGCCTCGTCGTCGTGAAGTCGAGAAGCGGAAGATCCTCCCCGATCCCAAGTTCCAGGACCGGATCGTGGCGAAGTTCGTCAACAACCTGATGCGCAAGGGCAAGAAGTCCACCGGCGAGCGCATCATCTACGGCGCCTTCGATCAGGTCGAGGCGAAGCTGAAGGACGATCCGCTCAAGGTGTTCAAGAAGGCGCTCGACAACGTGAAGCCGGTCGTCGAGGTGAAGAGCCGCCGCGTCGGCGGCGCGACGTACCAGGTGCCGGTCGAGGTCCGCCAGGACCGCCGCACCGCGCTCGCGATGCGCTGGCTCATCGAGTACTCCCGCGGCCGTGGCGAGAAGACCATGGTGGAGAAGCTCGCGGGCGAGATCATGGATGCGGCCTCGAACCGCGGGAACGCGGTGAAGAAGCGCGAGGACACGCACAAGATGGCCGAGGCCAACAAGGCCTTCGCCCACTACCGCTGGTAA
- the rpsL gene encoding 30S ribosomal protein S12 codes for MPTISQLVRRGRERLQVKKKAPALKESPQKRGVCTRVYTTTPKKPNSALRKVARVRLTNGFEVTSYIPGVGHNLQEHSVVLIRGGRVKDLPGVRYHIIRGTLDAVGVQGRKQGRSKYGAKRAS; via the coding sequence ATGCCGACGATCAGCCAGCTGGTGCGCAGGGGCCGCGAGAGGCTCCAGGTGAAGAAGAAGGCCCCGGCCCTCAAGGAGTCGCCGCAGAAGCGCGGCGTCTGCACGCGCGTCTACACGACGACGCCCAAGAAGCCGAACTCGGCGCTCCGCAAGGTCGCCCGCGTGCGCCTCACCAACGGCTTCGAGGTGACGAGCTACATCCCCGGCGTCGGCCACAACCTGCAGGAGCACTCGGTGGTGCTCATCCGCGGGGGCCGCGTGAAGGATCTCCCGGGCGTTCGCTACCACATCATCCGCGGGACCCTCGACGCCGTGGGCGTGCAGGGCCGCAAGCAGGGCCGCTCGAAGTACGGCGCCAAGCGCGCGAGCTAG
- the rplV gene encoding 50S ribosomal protein L22 — translation MAETQTTTPKKKAERRAPPPARARKNRPAAPAPGPHASLSYLRVAPRKVRIVADEVRGMKVGDALAMLKYTPQSAAKPLAKLLRSAVANAEQGGGRVDVDALFVKTLTVDQGPKMRRFMARAMGRAFRVEKKTSHVYVELGTAARG, via the coding sequence ATGGCCGAGACCCAGACCACGACGCCGAAGAAGAAGGCCGAACGCCGCGCTCCGCCGCCGGCGCGCGCCCGCAAGAACCGCCCCGCCGCCCCGGCGCCGGGGCCGCACGCCTCCCTCAGCTACCTGCGCGTCGCGCCGCGCAAGGTGCGCATCGTCGCGGACGAGGTCCGCGGGATGAAGGTCGGCGACGCGCTCGCGATGCTGAAGTACACGCCGCAGTCCGCCGCCAAGCCGCTCGCGAAGCTGCTGCGGTCGGCGGTCGCGAACGCCGAGCAGGGCGGCGGCCGCGTGGACGTGGACGCGCTGTTCGTGAAGACGCTGACCGTGGACCAGGGCCCGAAGATGCGCCGCTTCATGGCGCGCGCGATGGGCCGGGCGTTCCGGGTCGAGAAGAAGACCAGCCACGTGTACGTGGAGCTCGGTACCGCCGCGCGCGGCTAG
- the rplN gene encoding 50S ribosomal protein L14: MIQQQTMLDVADNSGAKRVMCIKVLGGTRRKYASIGDVIVVSIKEAIPQAKVKKGEVARAVIVRTAREVKRPDGSYIRFDGNSAVLINKDLEPIGTRIFGPVARELRARKFMKIISLAPEVL, from the coding sequence ATGATCCAGCAGCAGACCATGCTCGACGTCGCCGACAACTCCGGCGCGAAGCGGGTGATGTGCATCAAGGTGCTCGGCGGCACCCGGCGGAAGTACGCCTCCATCGGCGACGTGATCGTCGTCTCGATCAAGGAGGCGATCCCGCAGGCCAAGGTGAAGAAGGGCGAGGTCGCCCGCGCCGTCATCGTCCGCACCGCCCGCGAGGTGAAGCGCCCCGACGGCAGCTACATCCGCTTCGACGGGAACTCGGCGGTCCTCATCAACAAGGACCTCGAGCCCATCGGTACCCGCATCTTCGGCCCGGTCGCCCGCGAGCTCCGCGCCCGCAAGTTCATGAAGATCATCAGCCTCGCGCCGGAGGTCCTCTAG
- the rplD gene encoding 50S ribosomal protein L4, with protein MAKFDVYDLSKKKVGELDLADAVFAGEVNEHLFYEVVKAKLASDRSGTHAVKNRSLVSGGGKKPWKQKHTGRARQGSTRASQWVGGGKAMGPKPRDYSYDVPKKVRKAALRSALALRSKDQKLVIVQEWKPGAPKTAAAAKVLSALGAKKALVVDDAANLALAKSVRNLHGSDFLAVEGLNVYDILRHDALVLTADTAKKLEASLS; from the coding sequence ATGGCCAAGTTCGACGTCTACGACCTGTCGAAGAAGAAGGTGGGCGAGCTCGACCTCGCCGACGCCGTCTTCGCCGGCGAGGTGAACGAGCACCTCTTCTACGAGGTGGTGAAGGCGAAGCTCGCCTCCGATCGCTCGGGCACCCACGCGGTGAAGAACCGGTCCCTCGTCTCCGGCGGCGGCAAGAAGCCCTGGAAGCAGAAGCACACCGGTCGCGCCCGCCAGGGCTCGACGCGCGCGTCCCAGTGGGTGGGCGGCGGCAAGGCCATGGGGCCGAAGCCGCGCGACTACTCCTACGACGTGCCGAAGAAGGTGCGGAAGGCCGCGCTGCGTTCGGCCCTCGCGCTCCGCTCCAAGGACCAGAAGCTGGTCATCGTGCAGGAGTGGAAGCCCGGGGCGCCGAAGACCGCCGCCGCCGCCAAGGTCCTCTCCGCGCTCGGCGCGAAGAAGGCCCTGGTGGTGGACGACGCCGCGAACCTCGCCCTCGCGAAGAGCGTCCGGAACCTGCACGGCTCCGACTTCCTCGCGGTGGAGGGGCTCAACGTGTACGACATCCTGCGGCACGACGCCCTGGTGCTGACCGCGGACACCGCCAAGAAGCTGGAGGCCAGCCTGTCATGA
- the rpsS gene encoding 30S ribosomal protein S19, giving the protein MARSIKKGPFADKHLTKKVEDANKGNKKSVIKTWSRRSTILPDFVGHTFAVHNGRKFVPVFVTENMVGHKLGEFAPTRTFHGHSAEKKAAAAPAPAKK; this is encoded by the coding sequence ATGGCGCGTTCGATCAAGAAGGGCCCGTTCGCCGACAAGCACCTCACCAAGAAGGTCGAGGACGCGAACAAGGGCAACAAGAAGTCGGTCATCAAGACCTGGTCGCGGCGGAGCACCATCCTGCCGGACTTCGTCGGGCACACGTTCGCCGTCCACAACGGGCGGAAGTTCGTGCCGGTGTTCGTGACCGAGAACATGGTCGGGCACAAGCTGGGCGAGTTCGCGCCCACCCGCACCTTCCACGGCCACTCGGCCGAGAAGAAGGCCGCGGCGGCACCGGCCCCGGCGAAGAAGTAG
- the rpsQ gene encoding 30S ribosomal protein S17, with product MERGNRKSRIGVVVSNKMTKTVVVKVERRVADPKYGKIVTKAEKYKAHDEDQACQIGDRVRIVETRPISKDKRWRVAETIEKAEA from the coding sequence ATGGAGCGCGGCAACCGGAAGTCCCGCATCGGCGTGGTGGTCTCGAACAAGATGACGAAGACCGTCGTCGTGAAGGTCGAGCGCCGGGTGGCGGACCCGAAGTACGGCAAGATCGTGACCAAGGCCGAGAAGTACAAGGCGCACGACGAGGACCAGGCGTGCCAGATCGGCGACCGCGTGCGGATCGTCGAGACGCGCCCGATCTCGAAGGACAAGCGCTGGCGCGTGGCCGAGACGATCGAGAAGGCGGAGGCCTAG
- the fusA gene encoding elongation factor G — protein MPRTTPLERYRNFGIMAHIDAGKTTTTERILFYTGVTHKIGEVHEGTTVMDWMEQERERGITITSAATTAFWRDHRLNIIDTPGHVDFTIEVERSLRVLDGACAVFDAVQGVQPQSETVWRQADKYEVPRICFINKMDRVGADYFHAVDTIREKLGARPLPLHVPIGAEDKFRGMVDLLKMKGITFDDETMGAKYQEVEIPADLAEQAKEYRAKLEETVAEIDDELMAKYLDGKALSNDELMRGIRRGTLEMKFFPVLCGTAFKNKGVQQILDAVVDFLPSPVDIPAMKGVDAKGNDVVRKTSDAEPFSALAFKIMNDPFVGNLTFFRVYSGKLEAGSYVYNSTKDKKERIGRLLQMHANKREEIKEVYAGDIAAAVGLRASTTGDTLCAEDSPVILERMEFPEPVIHIAIEPKTKGDQDKMGVALQRLQMEDPSFRVHTDEETGQTIIGGMGELHLEILVDRMFREFKVEANVGKPQVAYRETITKTVEAEGRYIRQTGGRGQYGHCWLRLHPQEPGKGFEFDNVIVGGVIPKEFISPIQKGIEEAMTSGVLAGYPMVDLKVEVFDGSYHDVDSSEMAFKIAGSMGFKEGAAKASPVLLEPIMAVEVTTPDDYMGDVIGDLNSRRGKIHAMNPRAGVQVIEAHVPLAEMFGYATDLRSKTQGRATYSMQFAHYAQVPTSIAETIVTKAKGVAAGAK, from the coding sequence ATGCCCCGCACCACCCCACTCGAGCGCTATCGCAACTTCGGCATCATGGCCCACATCGATGCCGGCAAGACGACCACGACCGAGCGGATCCTCTTCTACACCGGCGTCACGCACAAGATCGGCGAGGTCCATGAGGGCACCACCGTCATGGACTGGATGGAGCAGGAGCGCGAGCGCGGCATCACCATCACGTCCGCCGCGACGACCGCGTTCTGGCGCGACCACCGCCTGAACATCATCGACACCCCCGGCCACGTCGACTTCACCATCGAGGTGGAGCGGTCGCTGCGCGTGCTCGACGGCGCGTGCGCGGTGTTCGACGCAGTGCAGGGCGTGCAGCCGCAGTCCGAGACGGTCTGGCGGCAGGCGGACAAGTACGAGGTCCCCCGCATCTGCTTCATCAACAAGATGGACCGCGTCGGCGCGGACTACTTCCACGCCGTCGACACGATCCGCGAGAAGCTGGGCGCCCGTCCGCTCCCGCTGCACGTGCCCATCGGCGCCGAGGACAAGTTCCGCGGCATGGTCGATCTCCTGAAGATGAAGGGGATCACCTTCGACGACGAGACCATGGGCGCGAAGTACCAGGAGGTCGAGATCCCGGCCGACCTGGCCGAGCAGGCGAAGGAGTACCGCGCCAAGCTCGAGGAGACCGTCGCCGAGATCGACGACGAGCTGATGGCGAAGTACCTGGACGGCAAGGCGCTCTCCAACGACGAGCTGATGCGCGGCATCCGCCGCGGCACCCTGGAGATGAAGTTCTTCCCGGTGCTCTGCGGGACGGCGTTCAAGAACAAGGGCGTCCAGCAGATCCTCGACGCGGTGGTGGACTTCCTCCCGAGCCCGGTCGACATCCCCGCCATGAAGGGCGTGGACGCGAAGGGCAACGACGTCGTCCGCAAGACCTCGGACGCGGAGCCGTTCTCGGCGCTGGCGTTCAAGATCATGAACGACCCGTTCGTCGGGAACCTCACGTTCTTCCGCGTGTACTCGGGCAAGCTCGAGGCCGGGTCCTACGTCTACAACTCGACGAAGGACAAGAAGGAGCGCATCGGCCGGCTCCTGCAGATGCACGCGAACAAGCGCGAGGAGATCAAGGAGGTCTACGCCGGCGACATCGCCGCCGCCGTGGGCCTGCGCGCCAGCACCACCGGCGACACGCTCTGCGCCGAGGACTCCCCGGTCATCCTGGAGCGGATGGAGTTCCCGGAGCCGGTGATCCACATCGCCATCGAGCCGAAGACCAAGGGCGACCAGGACAAGATGGGCGTCGCCCTGCAGCGGCTCCAGATGGAGGACCCGTCCTTCCGCGTCCACACCGACGAGGAGACCGGCCAGACCATCATCGGCGGCATGGGCGAGCTCCACCTCGAGATCCTGGTGGACCGCATGTTCCGCGAGTTCAAGGTCGAGGCGAACGTCGGCAAGCCGCAGGTGGCCTACCGCGAGACCATCACCAAGACGGTCGAGGCCGAGGGCCGCTACATCCGGCAGACCGGCGGCCGCGGCCAGTACGGTCACTGCTGGCTGCGCCTCCACCCGCAGGAGCCGGGCAAGGGCTTCGAGTTCGACAACGTCATCGTGGGCGGCGTGATCCCGAAGGAGTTCATCTCGCCGATCCAGAAGGGCATCGAGGAGGCCATGACCTCCGGCGTGCTCGCCGGCTACCCCATGGTCGACCTCAAGGTCGAGGTGTTCGACGGCAGCTATCACGACGTCGACTCGTCCGAGATGGCGTTCAAGATCGCCGGCTCGATGGGCTTCAAGGAGGGCGCCGCCAAGGCCTCGCCCGTCCTGCTCGAGCCGATCATGGCGGTCGAGGTCACCACGCCCGACGACTACATGGGCGACGTCATCGGCGACCTGAACTCGCGTCGCGGCAAGATTCATGCGATGAACCCCCGCGCGGGCGTCCAGGTCATCGAGGCGCACGTCCCGCTGGCGGAGATGTTCGGCTACGCGACGGACCTTCGGTCGAAGACCCAGGGCCGCGCCACCTACAGCATGCAGTTCGCGCACTACGCGCAGGTCCCCACGAGCATCGCGGAGACCATCGTCACCAAGGCGAAGGGCGTCGCCGCCGGCGCGAAGTAG
- a CDS encoding 50S ribosomal protein L23 — MNLAVQDVVKRPLITEKAERAREANRQYAFEVHRDATKIQVKQAVEKLFNVHVLDVRTAIARGKNKRVGRNVGRRPNWKKAYVTLKEGDTIALFEGT, encoded by the coding sequence ATGAACCTCGCTGTCCAGGACGTGGTGAAGCGCCCGCTCATCACCGAGAAGGCGGAGCGGGCCCGCGAGGCGAACCGTCAGTACGCCTTCGAGGTCCACCGCGACGCCACCAAGATCCAGGTGAAGCAGGCGGTGGAGAAGCTCTTCAACGTGCACGTGCTCGACGTGCGGACCGCCATCGCGCGCGGGAAGAACAAGCGCGTCGGCCGCAACGTCGGCCGCCGGCCCAACTGGAAGAAGGCCTACGTGACCCTCAAGGAAGGCGACACCATCGCCCTCTTCGAGGGGACATAA
- the rpmC gene encoding 50S ribosomal protein L29, with protein MATVKELRELSVQELEARAAELKQTLFDLKSKANTGVLDSTADLSKTKRDIARCLTVAREKALASAVAGKAKE; from the coding sequence ATGGCGACCGTCAAGGAGCTGCGAGAGCTCTCGGTTCAGGAGCTCGAGGCCCGCGCCGCGGAGCTCAAGCAGACGCTCTTCGACCTGAAGAGCAAGGCGAACACCGGCGTGCTCGACTCGACCGCCGACCTCAGCAAGACGAAGCGCGACATCGCGCGCTGCCTCACCGTGGCCCGCGAGAAGGCCCTCGCCTCGGCCGTGGCCGGGAAGGCGAAGGAGTGA
- the rplP gene encoding 50S ribosomal protein L16, which yields MLQPARTKYRKMQKGRMRGKAYRGSDLAQGEYGLQATECGRLTSRQIEAARVAITRYVKRGGKLWIRVFPDKPITKKPAETRMGTGKGNVEFYVAVIKPGRVLYELAGVDDASAKKAFHLAAHKLPVATKMVKRGETL from the coding sequence ATGCTTCAGCCGGCGCGAACGAAGTACCGGAAGATGCAGAAGGGCCGCATGCGCGGCAAGGCGTACCGCGGCTCGGACCTCGCCCAGGGCGAGTACGGCCTCCAGGCCACCGAGTGCGGCCGGCTCACGTCCCGCCAGATCGAGGCGGCCCGCGTGGCCATCACCCGCTACGTGAAGCGCGGCGGCAAGCTCTGGATCCGCGTCTTCCCGGACAAGCCCATCACCAAGAAGCCCGCCGAGACGCGCATGGGCACCGGCAAGGGCAACGTGGAGTTCTACGTCGCCGTCATCAAGCCGGGCCGCGTGCTGTACGAGCTGGCCGGCGTGGACGACGCCTCCGCGAAGAAGGCGTTCCACCTCGCCGCCCACAAGCTGCCCGTCGCCACGAAGATGGTGAAGCGCGGCGAGACGCTGTAA
- the rpsC gene encoding 30S ribosomal protein S3, with the protein MGQKVHPIGFRLGVIRSWDSKWYEEKNYAKWLHEDIKLREFVKEKLGQAGISRIEIERAANKVKINVHTARPGIVIGKRGAGIETIKKDLQGLTDNEVYLNVVEVRKAETDAQLVAENIATQLERRIAFRRAMKKSVQTALKFGAKGIRVACSGRLGGSEMARYEWYREGRVPLHTLRADIDYGFAEAKTTYGKIGCKVWIMRGEVLPQSAAARAPRTTGGARP; encoded by the coding sequence ATGGGACAGAAAGTTCATCCTATCGGGTTCCGCCTCGGAGTGATCCGCTCCTGGGACTCGAAGTGGTACGAAGAGAAGAACTACGCGAAGTGGCTGCACGAGGACATCAAGCTCCGTGAGTTCGTGAAGGAGAAGCTCGGCCAGGCCGGCATCTCCCGGATCGAGATCGAGCGGGCGGCCAACAAGGTCAAGATCAACGTCCACACCGCGCGCCCGGGCATCGTCATCGGCAAGCGCGGCGCCGGGATCGAGACCATCAAGAAGGACCTCCAGGGCCTGACCGACAACGAGGTCTACCTGAACGTCGTCGAGGTCCGGAAGGCCGAGACCGACGCGCAGCTCGTCGCCGAGAACATCGCGACGCAGCTCGAGCGCCGCATCGCGTTCCGCCGCGCCATGAAGAAGTCGGTGCAGACCGCGCTGAAGTTCGGCGCGAAGGGCATCCGCGTGGCGTGCTCGGGCCGCCTGGGCGGCTCCGAGATGGCCCGGTACGAGTGGTACCGCGAGGGCCGCGTGCCGCTGCACACGCTGCGCGCGGACATCGACTACGGGTTCGCCGAGGCGAAGACGACCTACGGCAAGATCGGGTGCAAGGTCTGGATCATGCGCGGCGAGGTCCTCCCGCAGTCCGCGGCCGCGCGCGCTCCGCGCACCACCGGCGGCGCCCGGCCGTAA